A window of the Actinomycetota bacterium genome harbors these coding sequences:
- a CDS encoding polysaccharide biosynthesis tyrosine autokinase — translation MRPLLENTIRALSLGMTADALAQNVTVSTVGQTNIIQVSVRYTDPRMAADIANRLADEFVVWSRDHRRESIAAAADEVDARLTEAEDRILTLGRRIQAEGRQEELAAELQIAIGAYTTLAEKRETLLIQEQLETGAARIVSEAVYNPQPVSPNPLRNALLGLSLGLVLGIGLALLNEYLDNTLKSTEEVEGALGAPVLGLIPLEKLEKDEKRKLTIIENPGSPAAEAYRVLRNSLDFINFEHNIKTLLITSAAPAEGKSTVAANLAASLAQAGKRVVLVSCDFRRPTTETFFGIQNIIGLSDVLRGSQTMKAALQRPGDERLLVMTSGKMPPNPSELLGSNKMKELIESLEEWADWVILDAPPLLAVADPSAVARWVDGVLMVTKAGSSTRETATKGRELLEMVGARILGSVVWGLQQGEQGGGYGYYGGHYGPYSYAGYYQDVPTDRGRKASRQPDSGARTTVDVGAPARYTSAAGIPAEGTAQRYARILGQLLSVVLAVVLLFAVLVVAMYFVDQSLGLGMVEQVRALLR, via the coding sequence AACATCATTCAGGTCAGCGTAAGGTACACGGATCCTCGGATGGCTGCCGACATAGCCAATAGGCTCGCCGATGAGTTCGTTGTCTGGTCCCGTGATCACAGGCGGGAGAGTATCGCTGCAGCTGCTGACGAGGTCGATGCTCGACTCACCGAGGCTGAGGACAGGATACTCACCCTCGGCAGGCGAATCCAGGCTGAGGGCAGACAAGAAGAATTGGCCGCCGAACTTCAGATAGCTATCGGTGCCTACACTACACTTGCGGAGAAGCGAGAGACTCTCCTCATCCAGGAGCAACTTGAAACAGGTGCTGCCCGTATTGTTAGTGAGGCGGTATACAATCCTCAGCCCGTTTCACCGAACCCGCTTCGCAATGCGTTGCTTGGATTGTCTCTTGGTCTGGTCCTTGGGATTGGGTTGGCGCTTCTCAATGAGTATCTGGATAACACACTCAAGTCGACAGAGGAAGTCGAGGGAGCTCTTGGTGCACCTGTCCTTGGGCTGATACCTCTCGAGAAGTTGGAAAAAGACGAAAAGCGGAAACTCACGATTATTGAGAACCCCGGATCACCTGCTGCCGAGGCATATCGCGTCCTCAGAAACTCGTTGGACTTCATCAACTTTGAGCACAACATCAAGACTCTACTGATCACCAGTGCTGCACCAGCTGAAGGCAAGTCCACAGTCGCAGCCAATCTTGCAGCCTCGTTGGCGCAGGCAGGCAAACGGGTTGTTCTAGTTAGCTGCGACTTTCGAAGGCCAACCACAGAGACGTTCTTTGGCATTCAAAACATAATCGGCCTGTCCGACGTGCTCCGCGGCTCGCAGACCATGAAGGCCGCCTTGCAGCGTCCGGGTGACGAGAGACTTCTAGTTATGACAAGCGGAAAGATGCCTCCTAATCCCAGTGAACTCCTTGGATCCAACAAGATGAAGGAGCTCATCGAGAGCCTGGAGGAGTGGGCTGATTGGGTGATATTGGATGCCCCGCCACTGCTTGCCGTAGCAGACCCCAGTGCAGTCGCCCGATGGGTAGACGGTGTTCTGATGGTGACTAAAGCGGGCTCTTCGACCCGTGAAACTGCAACCAAAGGCCGCGAGCTATTGGAGATGGTAGGCGCGCGGATTCTTGGCTCTGTGGTCTGGGGTCTTCAGCAAGGGGAGCAGGGTGGCGGATACGGCTACTATGGTGGACACTATGGACCGTACAGCTATGCCGGATACTATCAGGACGTCCCGACTGATCGTGGCCGAAAGGCTAGCAGGCAGCCTGACTCCGGTGCCAGAACCACTGTGGATGTCGGAGCTCCGGCTCGGTATACATCCGCTGCTGGTATACCGGCCGAGGGAACGGCCCAGCGGTACGCTAGGATTCTCGGACAACTGCTTTCAGTGGTTCTCGCTGTGGTTCTGCTCTTTGCCGTCCTTGTCGTGGCGATGTACTTTGTTGACCAATCTCTTGGGCTGGGAATGGTCGAACAGGTACGCGCCTTACTACGCTGA